A DNA window from Candidatus Acidiferrales bacterium contains the following coding sequences:
- a CDS encoding RsmE family RNA methyltransferase produces the protein MEQYIFETRNRARNPDGDDIITMIGDEHFHLSRVLRARAGETILATDGEGTTCLCVIQQIGKVSSICKVIEEHRNFNLSAREFYIGIAALKPVSKLELAVEKCTELGSRGFLLFNSERSEKVNLRRERMAAIVKAAVKQSLQSKIPELAIVRNLEEAASQCHVHREKFVLHEKSDKMMTEYLPEVKKGRSVIVLVGPEGGFSEKEIGFLTENGFKSFSLGKSRLRSETAAIKAASLLAVY, from the coding sequence ATGGAGCAATATATTTTTGAAACAAGAAATCGGGCCAGAAATCCGGATGGTGATGATATCATCACCATGATTGGAGACGAACATTTCCACCTTTCCCGAGTGCTGCGTGCGAGGGCCGGCGAAACAATTTTAGCTACCGATGGTGAAGGAACCACATGCCTTTGCGTTATTCAGCAAATCGGGAAAGTCAGCTCAATATGCAAAGTGATTGAAGAACATCGCAATTTCAATTTATCCGCACGCGAATTCTATATCGGAATCGCTGCATTGAAGCCTGTTTCTAAATTGGAGCTTGCAGTTGAAAAATGCACGGAACTTGGCTCGCGAGGTTTCTTGTTATTTAATTCTGAGCGAAGCGAGAAAGTAAATCTCCGTCGCGAAAGAATGGCGGCCATTGTAAAAGCGGCAGTCAAGCAGTCACTTCAGAGTAAAATCCCTGAGTTGGCGATCGTAAGAAATTTGGAAGAAGCTGCGTCGCAATGCCATGTTCATAGAGAGAAATTTGTTCTCCACGAAAAATCGGACAAAATGATGACCGAATATTTGCCGGAGGTCAAGAAAGGCCGCTCGGTAATCGTGCTTGTCGGACCGGAAGGTGGATTCTCAGAAAAAGAGATCGGTTTTTTGACCGAAAATGGTTTTAAAAGTTTTTCGCTTGGTAAATCGCGCTTGAGATCCGAAACTGCCGCGATAAAGGCAGCCTCTCTCCTTGCCGTGTATTAG
- the ppc gene encoding phosphoenolpyruvate carboxylase: MTQELIHNRQDIKDPSSHERDILDAPLHRDIRELGAILGKVLIEQEGKDFFDLEERLRLLTKSLRSEYLPDTKCEIDALIDSLDLDKAGKIVRAFLYYFLLSNTADEIHRIRRQRVHAITDGTPQRGSMEEAIMELRNSGCSIYFVREILDSMNVIPVFTAHPTEATRQTILRKILNISDLLLRRETSTLTPDELAELRKQLHAEITMLWQTNEIRMNKVTVNDEIRRGLFFFREILYDTTPVFYDRLNQILKKAFDAEITSPVILKFGSWIGGDRDGHPYVTSEVTRNAFEMQKKQILSLYMKDIDRLFDTMSTSTRLVGASEEMIRSFNNDKEILSDQVREEDLRDQSEIYRVKAFLIYHKLNNTLEGRNKGYNSVSEFIRDLEVMYESLLSNKGEVIAGSKVLPIIYKAKTFGFHLATLDIRQNAHVLFKAVSELFAASEVAREFANLNEASRSKILTREILNARPIVNSNLALSADTKEVFAEFESMGFGKDCAGDEACTDYIVSMSSSVSDVLTPLLFAKEGGLVKVRDGKVVQSRIDLLPLFETIDDLKSAHIVLAELFKNEAYRQHVALRGMVQKIMIGYSDSNKDGGIVTSNFELIKAQINLKKVCDRYGIKLVLFHGRGGSVSRGGGPLNQAILSQPIGTIEGEIKITEQGEMIFVKYAMPEIALRHIELTTSAVLLSTAKYKSGVHNSSKKYVSVFETISEIAIRHYRELITDPGFPEYFRQATPIDVIERIEIGSRPPSRDDSADLKNLRAIPWVFAWTQNRHLISGWYGFGHALEKAVQDGTTSWDALSKMYNEWEFFKALTDNVEMVLMKSDMIISREYIRLCGNKETAEKLFGLISEEYKRSVRAVLNITGEENLLDSNPSLQRSLRLRDAYIDPISLVQIKFLKMFREEKSEGRNRQEILDLLRSTVNGIAAGMRNTG, translated from the coding sequence ATGACACAGGAACTGATTCATAATCGGCAGGATATAAAGGATCCGAGCTCCCACGAAAGAGATATTCTCGACGCGCCGCTTCATCGCGACATCCGCGAGCTTGGTGCAATCCTCGGCAAAGTATTGATCGAGCAGGAAGGGAAAGACTTCTTCGATCTCGAGGAGCGGCTTCGTTTACTTACAAAGTCTCTTCGTTCCGAGTATCTGCCGGACACGAAGTGCGAGATCGATGCGCTCATAGACTCGCTTGATCTGGACAAGGCCGGCAAGATCGTGCGTGCATTCCTCTATTATTTCCTCTTGAGCAACACGGCCGACGAGATTCACCGCATCAGGAGACAGCGGGTGCATGCTATCACGGACGGGACTCCCCAGCGCGGCTCGATGGAAGAGGCGATCATGGAGTTAAGAAATTCCGGTTGCTCGATCTATTTTGTGCGCGAGATTCTCGATTCGATGAATGTTATTCCCGTCTTCACCGCACACCCTACCGAGGCTACACGCCAGACAATTCTGAGGAAAATTCTAAACATAAGCGATCTCCTTCTGCGGCGGGAAACATCAACCTTGACTCCGGACGAGCTTGCCGAATTGCGGAAACAGCTGCATGCGGAGATAACGATGCTCTGGCAGACCAACGAAATACGGATGAACAAGGTTACGGTGAACGACGAGATAAGGCGCGGCTTGTTTTTCTTCAGAGAAATTTTATATGACACGACGCCGGTTTTTTATGACAGACTGAATCAAATTCTGAAAAAAGCATTCGATGCCGAAATCACTTCTCCCGTCATACTGAAATTTGGATCATGGATTGGCGGCGACAGAGACGGGCATCCTTATGTAACCTCGGAAGTCACAAGGAATGCCTTCGAAATGCAGAAGAAGCAGATACTTTCACTCTACATGAAGGATATCGACCGGCTGTTCGACACGATGAGCACCTCGACGCGTCTCGTCGGGGCTTCGGAGGAGATGATTAGATCGTTCAACAATGATAAGGAAATCCTTTCTGACCAGGTACGCGAAGAAGACCTGAGAGACCAGTCTGAAATTTATCGTGTAAAAGCTTTCTTGATTTATCACAAGTTGAATAATACTCTGGAAGGAAGAAACAAAGGATATAATTCTGTAAGCGAATTCATCCGCGATCTCGAGGTGATGTACGAAAGTCTTTTGTCCAATAAGGGAGAGGTAATTGCCGGGTCGAAGGTATTGCCGATTATTTATAAGGCCAAAACCTTTGGATTTCACCTTGCCACGCTCGACATTAGGCAGAACGCTCACGTTCTCTTCAAAGCCGTGTCCGAATTGTTTGCTGCTTCGGAAGTGGCGCGTGAATTTGCGAATCTGAATGAAGCGAGCCGCTCGAAAATTCTTACCAGAGAAATATTGAATGCAAGGCCTATCGTAAATTCCAACCTGGCGCTGAGCGCAGACACGAAAGAGGTGTTCGCGGAATTTGAGTCCATGGGATTCGGTAAGGATTGCGCCGGCGATGAAGCGTGCACGGACTATATTGTGAGCATGAGTTCTTCGGTCAGTGACGTTCTGACTCCGCTTCTTTTTGCAAAAGAAGGCGGTCTCGTTAAGGTGCGGGACGGGAAAGTGGTACAGTCCCGCATCGACCTCCTTCCATTATTTGAAACGATCGACGATTTGAAATCTGCTCATATTGTTCTCGCGGAGCTGTTTAAGAACGAAGCTTACAGACAGCACGTCGCGCTTCGCGGTATGGTGCAGAAAATCATGATCGGCTATTCTGACAGTAACAAAGACGGCGGCATAGTTACTTCCAATTTTGAATTAATAAAAGCGCAGATAAACTTGAAGAAGGTTTGCGATAGGTATGGAATCAAGCTTGTCCTTTTCCATGGACGCGGGGGGAGTGTCTCACGAGGCGGAGGTCCGTTGAATCAGGCAATACTATCACAACCTATTGGCACGATTGAAGGAGAAATCAAGATTACCGAACAGGGCGAGATGATTTTCGTAAAATACGCCATGCCTGAGATTGCATTGCGGCACATCGAGTTGACAACCTCCGCGGTTCTTCTTTCGACGGCAAAGTATAAGTCCGGAGTGCACAATTCCAGCAAGAAATATGTGTCTGTCTTTGAAACAATTTCAGAAATCGCGATCAGGCATTACCGTGAGCTGATCACTGACCCGGGATTCCCGGAATACTTTCGACAGGCAACACCCATTGATGTTATCGAGCGCATTGAAATCGGCTCGCGTCCACCTTCGCGGGACGACAGCGCGGATTTGAAAAATCTTCGCGCGATTCCGTGGGTATTTGCATGGACACAGAACAGGCACCTTATCTCAGGATGGTACGGTTTTGGGCATGCACTTGAAAAGGCCGTCCAAGATGGTACAACCAGCTGGGATGCGTTGAGCAAGATGTACAACGAGTGGGAATTCTTCAAAGCATTAACCGACAACGTTGAGATGGTCTTGATGAAATCGGATATGATTATCAGCAGGGAATATATTCGTCTTTGCGGGAACAAGGAAACTGCCGAGAAGCTTTTCGGATTGATAAGTGAAGAGTACAAGAGATCAGTGAGAGCAGTTCTCAATATTACGGGCGAGGAAAACCTTCTGGATTCTAATCCATCACTTCAGAGATCTCTCAGGCTTAGAGATGCCTATATCGACCCGATAAGTTTGGTACAGATAAAATTCTTAAAGATGTTCCGCGAAGAAAAATCAGAAGGAAGAAACCGTCAGGAAATACTCGACCTGCTCAGGTCAACGGTGAATGGGATCGCAGCCGGGATGAGGAATACGGGGTAA
- a CDS encoding superoxide dismutase, with translation MPYQAKTYSHLIGMEGFSKQLLENHFTLYQGYVTNTNKLADTLSQMLKDGKTGTPEYAELKRRFGWEFNGMRLHEFYFDNLGGKEALGNKTSLHGVIEKQFGSFANWEVDFKAAGSMRGIGWTLLYLDGSNGSLYNDWINEHDMGHLAGCTPIVVLDVFEHAYMIDYGLKRGDYITAFMKNINWKEASSRFDKAQH, from the coding sequence ATGCCGTATCAGGCTAAGACTTATAGTCACTTAATCGGCATGGAGGGTTTCTCGAAGCAGCTGCTTGAGAACCACTTCACGCTTTATCAAGGGTACGTTACAAACACAAACAAGCTGGCTGACACTCTTTCGCAAATGCTCAAGGATGGCAAGACAGGGACGCCGGAGTATGCAGAGTTGAAAAGAAGGTTTGGTTGGGAATTCAACGGCATGAGACTACATGAATTTTATTTCGACAACCTCGGCGGCAAAGAAGCGCTCGGGAACAAGACTTCGCTTCACGGCGTGATCGAAAAACAGTTCGGGAGCTTCGCCAATTGGGAGGTCGACTTCAAAGCTGCCGGGAGCATGAGAGGAATAGGTTGGACATTGCTCTATTTAGACGGATCAAACGGGTCCCTTTACAATGATTGGATAAACGAACACGACATGGGCCACCTTGCAGGCTGTACCCCTATAGTTGTGCTTGATGTGTTTGAACACGCTTACATGATTGATTATGGTTTGAAACGCGGCGACTACATCACGGCGTTCATGAAAAATATCAACTGGAAAGAAGCTTCGTCGCGCTTCGATAAAGCGCAGCACTAA
- a CDS encoding iron-sulfur cluster assembly accessory protein, with the protein MVDVETLQQEIRISDKAAGEIKKVMTENKIPDTFGLRMGVKGGGCSGFTYVLGFDEKASETDRVFDANGVRVFVDERSLPYLSGILLDYQEGLTGKGFTFDNPNATRSCGCGHSFNA; encoded by the coding sequence ATGGTCGACGTAGAAACTCTTCAACAGGAAATAAGAATCTCAGACAAAGCCGCGGGCGAAATAAAAAAAGTCATGACGGAAAACAAAATCCCTGACACTTTCGGTTTGAGAATGGGTGTCAAAGGCGGAGGGTGCAGCGGATTTACATATGTTCTCGGATTCGACGAGAAAGCGTCGGAGACTGATCGCGTCTTCGATGCCAACGGGGTAAGAGTATTCGTGGATGAACGAAGCCTCCCGTACCTTTCGGGTATCCTCCTCGATTACCAGGAAGGCCTGACAGGCAAAGGATTCACATTCGACAACCCGAACGCGACACGGAGCTGTGGCTGCGGACATTCATTCAACGCTTAA
- a CDS encoding cyclic 2,3-diphosphoglycerate synthase: MRRKKIVILGAAGRDFHNFNTVFRDEEEYEVVAFTATQIPNIAGRKYPAELAGKLYPGGIPIFPESQLPLLIKDNGVEQAVFSYSDVSFDYVMSKASEVMSFGADFRLLGVRETMLESKVPVVAVVAVRTGAGKSQTSRKVCAILRENGLRVVAVRHPMPYGNLVKQRVQRYAKIADLKKFECTIEEMEEYEPHIMNGTIIYAGVDYEAILHDAEKEADVLVWDGGNNDTSFYRPDLTITVADPHRPGHELTYYAGMTNILLSDVVVINKVESASRENVDTVRRNVHSVNPDAAIIEAASPVAVDDQSLIRGKKVLVVEDGPTLTHGGMSYGAGVIAAQKFGAKELVDPRPWAVGTISETFKKYPQTGTLLPAMGYGEKQIKDLEATINKVDCDTVVIGTPIDLRRVVKIKKPSVRVRYELAEITKPGLEEILEGFLKRHGLS; the protein is encoded by the coding sequence ATGAGACGGAAGAAAATTGTGATACTGGGTGCCGCAGGAAGGGACTTCCACAACTTCAATACTGTTTTCAGAGACGAAGAGGAATATGAGGTCGTTGCGTTCACGGCGACACAGATTCCGAATATTGCCGGCCGCAAGTACCCGGCGGAGCTTGCGGGAAAGTTGTATCCCGGGGGTATCCCGATCTTCCCGGAATCTCAGCTGCCTCTTCTGATAAAAGATAACGGAGTCGAACAGGCCGTTTTTTCTTACTCGGATGTCTCATTTGATTATGTTATGTCCAAGGCATCGGAAGTCATGTCGTTCGGTGCCGACTTTAGACTCCTTGGCGTAAGAGAAACAATGCTCGAAAGCAAAGTACCCGTAGTTGCTGTTGTCGCGGTCAGAACCGGCGCAGGCAAAAGCCAGACGTCTCGAAAAGTCTGTGCCATCTTGAGAGAGAACGGACTTCGTGTCGTTGCGGTTCGCCATCCAATGCCTTACGGGAACTTAGTTAAGCAGAGAGTTCAACGTTACGCGAAGATTGCCGATCTGAAAAAGTTTGAATGTACCATCGAAGAGATGGAAGAATACGAGCCGCACATCATGAACGGGACCATCATATATGCGGGAGTTGATTACGAAGCGATTCTCCATGATGCTGAAAAGGAGGCAGATGTCCTCGTCTGGGACGGCGGCAACAACGACACCTCATTTTATCGCCCCGACTTGACGATAACCGTTGCCGACCCGCATCGGCCCGGTCATGAGCTGACTTATTATGCGGGCATGACGAATATTTTGTTGTCAGACGTCGTGGTAATAAACAAGGTCGAGTCCGCATCGAGAGAAAATGTAGACACGGTAAGGCGGAATGTGCACAGTGTTAACCCTGATGCGGCAATAATCGAAGCTGCGTCTCCGGTCGCCGTCGATGACCAATCTCTAATTCGAGGGAAAAAAGTGCTCGTCGTTGAAGATGGCCCGACGCTTACTCACGGCGGGATGTCATACGGTGCAGGTGTCATTGCTGCGCAGAAGTTCGGAGCGAAGGAACTGGTGGATCCTCGTCCTTGGGCTGTCGGCACAATCTCGGAGACATTCAAGAAATATCCGCAAACCGGAACACTTCTTCCTGCGATGGGTTATGGGGAAAAACAGATAAAAGATTTGGAGGCGACGATAAACAAAGTTGATTGTGACACCGTCGTTATCGGCACGCCGATAGATTTGAGAAGAGTTGTGAAAATAAAAAAGCCTTCTGTGAGAGTGAGATACGAGTTGGCTGAGATAACCAAGCCGGGCCTCGAAGAGATTTTGGAAGGATTTTTGAAGAGACATGGGTTATCTTAG
- the argF gene encoding ornithine carbamoyltransferase, with product MKKDFLSIADWSSQELKKLLELAAKMKSRPEKYKDSIRGKSIALIFEKQSLRTHVTFDVGIHQLGGHSVYLTQSDINLGKRESVYDVSKNLERWMSAVVVRTYAHQSCVDMARYTKIPVVNALTDYEHPCQAIGDFLTIVEHLGTLKKQKFAFIGDGNNVCNSLMIMAAKMGMDFVAATPEGYEPPLEVMRVSMNAAKENRAAVEIVHDPRSALGQADVVYTDVWVSMGQEAEKEARLNTFRNYQVNKELMKLAKKSAIFMHCLPAHRGEEVTDDVIDSKQSVVWDESENRLHSQKAIIYTLLTRKQ from the coding sequence ATGAAAAAAGATTTTCTGAGTATCGCCGACTGGTCATCGCAAGAATTGAAAAAACTGTTAGAGCTGGCGGCTAAGATGAAGTCTCGTCCTGAAAAGTACAAAGATTCGATAAGGGGGAAATCGATCGCGTTGATATTTGAGAAACAATCACTGAGGACTCACGTTACGTTCGACGTAGGAATCCATCAACTCGGCGGCCATTCTGTTTATCTTACTCAATCGGATATCAATCTGGGCAAACGTGAGAGCGTCTACGATGTGTCGAAAAATCTTGAGAGGTGGATGTCGGCGGTAGTAGTTAGGACTTACGCGCATCAAAGCTGTGTCGACATGGCGCGGTATACGAAAATCCCTGTGGTCAACGCACTGACAGATTATGAGCACCCGTGCCAGGCAATTGGAGATTTCTTGACTATAGTGGAGCACCTTGGAACGCTGAAGAAGCAAAAATTCGCATTCATAGGAGACGGCAACAATGTCTGCAATTCTCTCATGATAATGGCTGCTAAAATGGGAATGGACTTCGTCGCCGCTACGCCCGAAGGATACGAACCACCATTGGAAGTCATGAGAGTATCAATGAATGCGGCGAAAGAAAATCGCGCTGCCGTAGAAATTGTACACGATCCCAGGAGTGCGCTGGGCCAGGCCGATGTCGTTTACACTGACGTTTGGGTAAGCATGGGACAGGAAGCGGAGAAGGAGGCGAGGCTGAATACTTTCCGCAATTACCAGGTGAACAAAGAATTAATGAAACTCGCGAAGAAGTCGGCGATCTTCATGCATTGCCTCCCTGCGCACCGCGGCGAAGAGGTGACGGATGATGTGATTGACTCGAAACAGTCCGTCGTCTGGGACGAGTCGGAAAACAGGCTGCATTCACAGAAAGCCATCATCTATACGCTGTTAACCAGGAAACAATAG
- the panD gene encoding aspartate 1-decarboxylase yields MKITLCKSKIHRATVTQAELYYEGSLTVDTDLLKASEILPYEKVQVVNVNNGERFETYIIPGKVRSGIICLNGPAARLGSVGDEVIIISYAEFDQAEAEKHEPTVVLVDRENKIKKTIKGHLDEPDSLK; encoded by the coding sequence TTGAAGATCACTCTTTGTAAATCGAAAATTCACCGTGCGACTGTAACGCAAGCTGAACTTTATTACGAGGGGAGTCTGACGGTCGACACGGATCTCCTTAAAGCGTCGGAGATTCTGCCGTATGAAAAAGTGCAGGTTGTGAATGTAAACAACGGCGAACGGTTCGAGACCTACATAATTCCAGGCAAGGTACGCTCGGGAATAATTTGTTTGAACGGTCCCGCGGCACGGTTGGGTTCAGTTGGCGATGAGGTGATAATTATTTCTTATGCCGAATTTGACCAGGCGGAAGCAGAAAAGCATGAGCCGACCGTGGTGCTGGTCGACAGGGAAAATAAAATCAAAAAGACCATTAAAGGACACCTGGACGAACCGGATAGCTTGAAGTAA
- a CDS encoding sugar phosphate nucleotidyltransferase, with protein MGKREFVTVVLAAGKGKRMKDPNLPKVMYKVNGKPMVHYVVDLAKRIGSESVIVVVGNKREIVMKYLEAAFGDGVVFALQQEQLGTGHAVLQTEDMLSTFDGEVLVLSGDVPILTEKTIRRLIDAHYQNHSIATVLTAMVDDPTGYGRILRLSDGSVDRIVEEKDSSAQQKKIKEINSGIYLFSRKELFEALHHINSDNAQHEYYLTDVLGYFAERKIKISAVAADDFNEIRGVNTPEQLDELEKIVRNECRVSGG; from the coding sequence ATGGGGAAAAGAGAATTTGTTACGGTGGTACTCGCCGCGGGCAAAGGGAAGAGGATGAAAGACCCGAATTTGCCGAAGGTGATGTATAAAGTCAACGGTAAACCGATGGTTCATTATGTTGTTGATCTCGCGAAGCGGATCGGAAGTGAATCGGTTATTGTGGTAGTCGGAAACAAGCGCGAAATAGTGATGAAGTATCTCGAAGCAGCATTCGGAGACGGTGTCGTTTTCGCACTTCAACAAGAGCAGCTGGGAACCGGGCACGCCGTACTGCAGACAGAAGATATGCTTTCGACCTTTGATGGTGAAGTGCTCGTCCTTTCAGGCGATGTGCCAATTCTTACGGAAAAAACCATTCGCCGGCTTATTGATGCTCATTATCAAAATCATTCAATTGCGACGGTCTTGACGGCGATGGTAGACGATCCAACCGGCTACGGAAGAATTCTCAGGCTCTCAGACGGCTCAGTCGATCGGATAGTCGAAGAGAAGGATTCAAGTGCTCAACAGAAGAAAATCAAAGAGATAAATTCGGGAATTTATTTGTTTAGCCGTAAAGAACTTTTTGAGGCGTTACATCACATAAACTCGGACAATGCCCAGCACGAGTATTACCTGACTGACGTTCTTGGATATTTTGCAGAACGGAAGATTAAGATAAGTGCGGTGGCTGCCGATGATTTCAATGAAATAAGGGGGGTCAATACTCCGGAGCAGCTGGATGAACTTGAGAAAATTGTCCGGAATGAATGCAGGGTTTCAGGAGGCTGA
- a CDS encoding transglycosylase SLT domain-containing protein, whose protein sequence is MKRPHIRGLFIRIVIFVIIGAAIVLTGEIDAARYTYDSTVVPESSIPKLDRKTYIFLSEYGKQLQKISYEYGVDWRLALAVLRAESGFDPEATSYKGASGFMQLMPVTGLQLASSHNVDDLSDPVDNILLGVIQLRDMLRNYSDCDGDDRLELAVAAYNCGLGRIQDAQSVAEFLGDKPTLWLSVKSALPLLSVRYSPLHEHIWQNGKPSFGTFGSYEETLTYVENVMHYYNIYRNVLHE, encoded by the coding sequence ATGAAAAGGCCTCACATTCGTGGTCTGTTCATTAGAATAGTCATATTTGTGATTATAGGCGCAGCAATCGTCTTGACCGGTGAAATAGATGCTGCTCGCTACACATATGATAGTACTGTCGTTCCGGAATCGTCAATACCGAAACTTGATCGCAAGACGTACATTTTCCTCAGCGAGTACGGAAAGCAGCTCCAAAAAATATCTTATGAGTACGGAGTTGACTGGCGGCTTGCGCTGGCAGTTCTCAGGGCTGAATCAGGTTTCGATCCTGAGGCAACTTCATATAAGGGCGCATCTGGATTCATGCAGTTAATGCCGGTCACAGGGCTTCAATTGGCTTCCTCGCATAACGTCGATGATCTCTCAGACCCGGTTGACAACATCCTGCTGGGAGTAATTCAACTCAGGGATATGCTGAGAAACTACTCCGACTGCGATGGGGATGACAGGCTGGAACTTGCAGTTGCTGCTTACAACTGCGGACTGGGAAGAATTCAGGATGCACAATCGGTTGCAGAGTTCCTCGGTGACAAACCCACATTGTGGCTGTCCGTCAAGTCCGCACTTCCTCTTTTGTCGGTGAGATATTCTCCGCTGCATGAACATATTTGGCAAAATGGGAAACCGTCCTTCGGGACTTTCGGGAGCTATGAGGAAACCCTGACCTATGTTGAAAATGTGATGCACTATTATAATATTTACCGAAACGTTTTGCATGAATGA
- a CDS encoding phosphatase PAP2 family protein, with product MRNRFCLPTRHAICVTGFFCLFFTATSFNSIAQPKWDVDVFRSINNSRSNFQDATVGANDYSVLPIAVATPLIFGSVGLAEKDGYTFDTGVMVGVTEVSAYAIYYILKNVVVKRDRPYGTLSDVHTMHLDTADKYSMPSGHTTAAFAIATALTFRYPKPYVYIPAYAWAVFVGYGRIYMGLHYPSDVLAGAILGSASAFAIHLISPQLTKWRQRILGDDLGVQLTASPVPTLVNLKVSF from the coding sequence ATGAGAAATAGATTTTGTTTGCCCACCCGTCATGCAATCTGTGTGACGGGTTTTTTTTGTCTCTTTTTCACGGCAACATCCTTCAATTCGATAGCCCAGCCCAAGTGGGACGTAGACGTCTTCAGAAGCATTAACAATTCACGCTCCAATTTTCAAGATGCGACCGTCGGTGCAAACGATTACTCCGTCTTGCCGATTGCAGTTGCAACGCCTCTCATTTTCGGTAGTGTCGGTCTAGCGGAAAAAGACGGTTATACTTTTGACACAGGTGTCATGGTTGGAGTGACCGAGGTGTCGGCATACGCGATTTATTACATTCTGAAGAATGTGGTCGTGAAAAGAGATCGCCCTTATGGAACGCTCTCCGATGTTCACACGATGCACCTCGACACTGCAGACAAATATTCCATGCCATCGGGGCACACTACCGCCGCATTTGCGATTGCGACGGCGTTGACCTTTCGCTACCCGAAACCTTACGTTTATATTCCTGCGTATGCTTGGGCGGTGTTCGTCGGGTACGGGAGAATTTATATGGGTTTGCATTATCCGAGTGATGTTTTGGCCGGTGCAATTTTGGGAAGTGCATCTGCATTCGCAATTCATCTCATCAGTCCGCAATTGACTAAGTGGCGCCAGAGAATCCTCGGTGACGATCTCGGTGTGCAGTTAACTGCTTCGCCGGTACCGACTCTCGTCAACTTGAAAGTCAGCTTCTAA
- a CDS encoding EamA family transporter, which produces MLYSRDGTLRAIPLGIKIMFGYILICLIWGTTWLAIKFAIFSLPPFLSAGIRFAIASLLIFLILKIRKYKFRFNFRQTIFLMLVGLGSFSVPYGLVYWAEERITSGLTATTFAVMPFFAAILSRIFLKTDDLSFWKIFGIILGFAGLSIIFWGDLRLGSIESAEGILAVVVSAFANASVAVGVKKFGREIDPLFINLIPMTLGAVTLLLTSVFVENWQDLRFDASTVASIFYLAIFGSIIAFTIYFYLLKHISVVLLSVTSFITPVLALTAGAIVLDEKFPPGILLGAALILSGVLVLNLIGEGRRGREEIRRERKEVPTE; this is translated from the coding sequence ATGCTATACTCCCGTGATGGCACGCTTCGAGCAATACCGCTCGGCATTAAAATCATGTTCGGTTACATTTTGATATGTCTTATTTGGGGAACGACTTGGCTTGCGATAAAATTTGCGATTTTTTCACTGCCGCCGTTCCTCAGCGCCGGAATCAGGTTCGCAATTGCCTCACTTCTGATTTTTCTAATTTTGAAAATTCGAAAGTACAAGTTTCGCTTCAATTTCAGGCAGACGATTTTTCTAATGTTAGTGGGCCTCGGTTCGTTCAGCGTGCCTTATGGCTTGGTTTACTGGGCAGAAGAAAGAATAACTTCAGGTTTAACCGCGACGACGTTTGCAGTGATGCCCTTTTTTGCGGCCATCCTGTCCAGGATTTTCCTAAAGACCGATGATCTTTCTTTTTGGAAGATCTTTGGGATCATCCTCGGATTTGCCGGTCTGTCCATAATATTTTGGGGAGACCTGAGGTTGGGTTCAATTGAATCTGCGGAGGGGATTCTCGCGGTGGTTGTAAGCGCGTTTGCAAACGCTTCGGTGGCGGTCGGCGTGAAAAAGTTCGGCAGGGAAATAGACCCGCTGTTCATCAATTTGATACCCATGACGTTGGGAGCGGTTACGCTTTTGCTCACGAGCGTTTTTGTCGAGAACTGGCAGGATTTAAGATTCGATGCATCGACCGTCGCATCGATTTTTTATTTGGCAATATTCGGTTCGATAATTGCGTTCACCATTTATTTTTATCTGCTGAAGCACATCAGTGTTGTACTGCTATCGGTGACGTCATTCATAACTCCTGTTCTCGCGTTAACCGCGGGCGCAATCGTCCTTGATGAAAAATTTCCACCGGGAATACTTCTTGGCGCTGCGTTGATTTTGTCAGGAGTACTCGTCTTAAACTTGATCGGTGAGGGAAGGCGTGGGCGTGAAGAAATTCGACGCGAGAGAAAAGAAGTGCCGACGGAATGA